The Papio anubis isolate 15944 chromosome 1, Panubis1.0, whole genome shotgun sequence genome window below encodes:
- the LOC101004600 gene encoding protein SET encodes MAPKCQSPLPQKKKPRPPPALGPEETLASAGLLKKGEKEQQEAIEHIKEVQNEIDRLNEQASDEILKVEQKYTKLHQPFFQKRSELITKIPNFWVTTFVNHPQVSALLGEEDKEALHYLTRVEVTEFEDIKSGYRTDFYFDGNPYFENKVLSKEFHLKESGDPSSKSTKIKWKSGKDLTKRSSQTQNKASRKRQHEEPESFFTWFTDHSDAGADELGEVIKDDIWPNPLQNYLVPDMDDEEGEGEEDDDDDEEEEGLEDTDEGDEDEGEEDEDDEGEEGEEDEGEDD; translated from the coding sequence ATGGCCCCTAAATGCCAGTCTCCACTGCCTCAAAAGAAGAAACCAAGACCACCGCCTGCTCTGGGACCGGAGGAGACATTGGCCTCTGCAGGCTTgctgaagaagggagaaaaagaacagcaagaaGCAATTGAACACATTAAGGAAGTACAAAATGAAATAGACAGACTTAATGAACAAGCTAGTGATGAGATTTTGAAAGTAGAACAGAAATATACCAAACTCCACCAACCATTTTTTCAGAAGAGGTCAGAATTGATCACCAAAATCCCAAATTTTTGGGTAACAACATTTGTCAACCATCCACAAGTGTCTGCACTGCTTGGGGAGGAAGACAAAGAGGCACTGCATTATTTGACCAGAGTTGAAGTGACAGAATTTGAAGATATTAAATCAGGTTAcagaacagatttttattttgatggaaatccttactttgaaaataaagttctCTCCAAAGAATTTCATCTGAAGGAGAGTGGTGATCCATCTTCAAAGTCCACcaaaatcaaatggaaatctgGAAAGGATTTGACGAAACGTTCAAGTCAAACACAGAATAAAGCCAGCAGGAAGAGGCAGCATGAGGAACCAGAGAGCTTCTTTACCTGGTTTACTGACCATTCTGATGCAGGTGCTGATGAGTTAGGAGAGGTCATCAAAGATGATATTTGGCCAAACCCATTACAGAACTACTTGGTTCCTGATATGGAtgatgaagaaggagaaggagaagaagatgatgatgatgatgaagaggaggaaggattAGAAGATACTGATGAAGGGGATGAGGATGAAggtgaagaagatgaagatgatgaaggggaggaaggagaggaggatgaGGGAGAAGATGACTAA